In Rhipicephalus microplus isolate Deutch F79 chromosome 7, USDA_Rmic, whole genome shotgun sequence, one genomic interval encodes:
- the LOC142767837 gene encoding uncharacterized protein LOC142767837 has product MDPRVVEEFLRRLSQRRTHPPDHPQTETLVLEFCTIRGATDCEDLLNMGCQATQYWASVFREFDVHGRGYFDSRGLEAALKECGYPVTGDLLACLHGVYSNDGSVSFDAFLKVCAIVESLCP; this is encoded by the coding sequence ATGGACCCTCGCGTCGTCGAAGAGTTTCTCCGGCGTCTCAGCCAACGGCGAACTCATCCTCCAGACCATCCCCAGACGGAGACGCTCGTCCTCGAGTTCTGTACCATTAGGGGTGCCACCGACTGCGAGGACCTGCTCAACATGGGCTGCCAAGCTACCCAATACTGGGCCTCCGTATTTCGGGAGTTTGATGTCCATGGACGCGGTTATTTTGACAGCCGCGGCCTGGAGGCAGCCCTCAAAGAGTGCGGTTACCCGGTCACCGGAGACCTCTTGGCTTGCCTGCACGGCGTCTATTCCAACGACGGCTCGGTTTCCTTCGACGCTTTTTTGAAGGTTTGCGCCATCGTCGAAAGCCTGTGCCCCTGA